One region of Culex pipiens pallens isolate TS chromosome 2, TS_CPP_V2, whole genome shotgun sequence genomic DNA includes:
- the LOC120420432 gene encoding histone H2A-beta, sperm-like: MSAKVKSASRTKSSRAGLEFPVGRCLKYLKAGNYANRIGTGASIYMAATLEYLVAEILELSGNAARDNKKSRIIPRHIQLAIRNDDELSVLFRDVTISEGGVMPNIQAILLPKSTKGSKSKSSMESSQGGPSQEY; encoded by the exons ATGTCCGCCAAAGTGAAATCGGCTTCCCGCACCAAGTCGTCGCGCGCCGGGCTGGAGTTCCCGGTAGGACGGTGCCTCAAGTACCTCAAGGCGGGCAACTACGCAAATCGGATTGGAACCGGCGCCAGCATCTACATGGCAGCCACCCTCGAGTATCTGGTTGCGGAAATTCTGGAGCTTTCCGGCAACGCGGCCCGGGACAACAAGAAGTCGCG AATCATTCCGCGTCATATTCAGCTGGCCATCCGGAACGACGACGAGTTGAGCGTTCTGTTCCGGGACGTGACCATCTCGGAGGGTGGCGTGATGCCCAACATTCAGGCGATTCTGCTGCCCAAGAGTACCAAGGGCAGCAAGTCTAAATCGTCGATGGAATCATCCCAGGGCGGACCGAGCCAGGAGTATTAG